From Vigna angularis cultivar LongXiaoDou No.4 chromosome 11, ASM1680809v1, whole genome shotgun sequence:
ttaaatctcatgatatttcttttggatcaacaatgtacatcataaaccacttataaccatactCTTTCAACCAATCTTGATTACATGAacatgcattcataaattgcaaccgaaatatttaaataacataacttactgttactttgaaccttaaccccaattatgaaaaatcagataccaccatattatcccaacaattccaacatatctcatacattcacataattcatgtcatagataatattccaaacattagtacacataattcaatccgaaagcaaaggaacttaaaattcaacatatttgtaaaatactatttggaagATCACTATTCACTTAACCCATTCTGGAACGAACGTTACTGGACGAACGTCGTTTTCTAAGCATTTAAACCGAACCCTAATTTGGACGTACGTCAAATCCGTACACCAGGACGAACACAATTTAACCGAACGTCACAAAAtagttttggacgaacgctataggacgaacgctcaacaacaGGCCTAACTGGACGAACGCTACGGGACGAACGCTTAACAACAAGCAGAACActtctctggacgaacgctgtGGGACGAGCGCTATAGaacaggccgaacgctcacttcaatacttaagaacgaacgctcaccacCAGAATCAAATAAAGGTCGAACGATATACTCATATTTGAAGGACAAACACTATACTCATATTgggaggacgaacgcttaagaTTCACACTTAACACTATcaagttaagaacgaacgcttatactttctactaagaccgaacgctcaggaTAGCATACCGAATCAGGGACGAACACTTACAATCTCTAatctactaagaccgaacgccatAAATTTCATCTGATTAAGGACGAACACCTAACATTACTAATTCACTGGGTATTGATTGGACGAACGTCTAGTGTATTTCTAACtttacttaaggacgaacgctcaacaacttggacgaacgctccactagcgaacgctcactgggaaggacgaacgctcactgggacgaacgctcgctgggaaggacgaacgctcactcaaatGTAGAACGAACGCTAATCTCAAACGAACGCGAACGATCGTCAActgaaaaccgaacgctcagcgTATTAAAAACCGGACGTTCAGACTTTGGCTATATTGGACGAACGGtcagaaaataccgaacgttcacaaaTTGGCTAAGCCAttttgggacgaacgtccaatttgaaaccaaattggacgaacggttctgcagaatttctgcagaattgcagatttccagaaacatcaaattcaaccctttcttcccagattttacccagatttgtatcatacaaagcatatacaatcaatcaaacaaaagatctagctccccttacctggtttTCTCCAAGCACTATGTCCAGCACCCGCAATCCCATATCCCGGACTAGCACCTTCACCTCTTCCAGCTTCTTCCATCACCATAACCACCCCCTTTTGCTCCATCTCCGCCAAACCGGCCACCGCGCCACTGAACCAGCCACCGCGACCCAACCTCCGATCCTCCTCTCAGCTCTTCTAAAATCGGTACTGCTTCCCATGGTGTTCTTTGGACGGCTGGAAAATGGAGGAAGGAAGGCTCCCTTCCTCTGGCTGCTTTCTCGCTCCCTCTCCCATGCCAAAATGAAGACACCCACTTTTCTCAGCTTCCTCCCTGCCCCTTCAATAATGCAGCCCAAATAGATGAAAAAGTGGTGCCCACCATGCCCAAAATTCACGGGTCTTACAGGTATTCCCACTTTGAAAGTGCTCCAAGCACCATGAGAACACCATCATCTCCTTCCTTGGTGGACATAGCACTGAGCAGTGGCTGTGAGAAGCAACGTGTCTTTCTTCTTAAAAAGGGAAATCAGGGAGTGAAGGAGGTTGGATGCTGCATCTGGAGAAGAGAGTAAGCTTGCTGCAGACTTGGGAGAAGTGAGGTAGAGGTCGTCCGACGTTGCAGCTGCAAGCTTGAGGCAGGTAGATTCAAGTGAAGTGTTGGGTGTTACATCCAGAGGTGAGGCAGAGAACGTCCAGAGCTTTACTGCATTCAAGATtgctaggaggtcttcaagaggtaaggggagttggattttctggatgttgatagtggttgcatgagtaggatgctggaaaattgtggttgtatgtatggttggattgaaattgatgtgttgatccatgtatgtaatcttgtatgctttggaattgaaggaaattggaatttcatagctttttagtcatttggagaggaagtgaggtagtaattttgagcatttggggtctagagtgttattgagcctttggaacagtttcacccactgtattatgacttgttagaatcatcaaattgatcaaaataggtgtaaagtggtagaattggattttgagtatcaaagttatgaaaattgGTGTTTATGGTTaaatttgagtatgaatcctttaagaattgaataaggaacggttataatcaattaggtaagtccaatatagtataaaacatgaattaagggtgttagaagttaattaGAAAGGGTTGGAAATGGTAAGAGAGGTTATGacctcaaatctgcagaattctgcagaattctgcattctgcatcTGTCGCGCACAGCATGTCGCGCTCGAGCGCGAGAGGCTGCAGAGTGCTTTCGTCCGagccaaattggacgttcgtccaatttgctcgactaagcgttcggccttaagttTCAGtgactgagcgttcgtccattcgtccaaactgagcgttcgtccattcgtccaaactgagcgttcgtccattcgtccaaactgagcgttcgtccattcgtccaaactgagcgttcggcctgcttttgtgagtgagcgttcgtccgaatagtgtcCAGTaaatagtgctcgtccaaatagtattttgcaaatatgttgaattttaagttcctttgcttttggattgaattatgtaccaatgtttggaatattatctatgacatgaaatatgtgaatgtatgaaatatgtcggatttgttgtgttaatatggaggtatctgattattcataattgtggttaattttcaaagtaacaatatgattcatggacgtaattccatgatcctcaaggagaggatacatggtggtgttttggggttgtatagaatgattacatggtagctcagttttgggggtcatcctgaaactccaatggtctttcttctcatgtagagaggattgaacatgtggtgaggagtagcaggaggtcctagtcttggatgcttccatatgatccaaggtgagtgataacggattaacctcgtgattgtggccgggcgggagtgcccaaagtttcaccaggcgggagtgctcaagttccataaagccaccacgagtgcaagacccgccatagctcggtaatcattctggtccggacgagtcgggatATAAAGTAATAAGTCGGGGTTTAACGTAATAAGTCTTGTGATATTGATTTACCATGTATGATTGACTTTTGTATATCACTTTAaattgtataacatgctttttatatctagctcacccttgcatcgtttttgttatgtgctgtttgggtatgtttctttgacgatgatcatccatttggatgggagtagatgttgtcgcggagtttcccttggaTCAAGAGCTAGAGGTTGCGGATATTGTGGGgtagtcttcttagaatttattgattgaacacttgtagtgtttaatcctttcaactgttcaagtttaaattttcagtttcttttatttatggatgactgtaatttcacatttaattacacgtcatactccgactgttctctatatttggatgttaacgtctttattatataatattaattattatataattgggatgttacagatgACACGCACAAATTTATTCAACTAAGATTTTAAACTATTTagaacaaatttaatatttaataaagtcTGTCAAACAAAATTTGGTaagtaaattgaaaatttaaaatattagaatatatTGAATTCAAAATCATATAAACTTCAAAACggaaaaatttcttaaaaattaatttaaataaaaaatatactgaGTAAATATTTCCAATCTTTTTGCTTATCTAATAATGGcttgttttaaaatatctttaatagaTTACAATGATATTTGGTTAAAAGAAACGTGATTTTTCAGGAATTCtactaaattgaataaaaaaacaatcaaaaaaTGTAAATAGTTCAacgttattttaatattttctatttttatatcacaataattttcttttgacaCATTAAACCAAATTGATTGGatctaaaaaatatacttaaaaaagtttgtaactaaataataatctttaatatactttttagttttatggAATTTTCacttttctataaaatattttacaaataaaatctaaatactaattttttctaaattatctaatataaaatgttaattcactaacaaaaataaggattaTAACTTATGATATTTTAGacttttttattacttttgcaTGACATTTATTACAGAGACAACAAACATTAATTTGTgaggtttttttaaaaaaaattctaatatttttcttcactaaatctatgaaaaattaatatacaatataaaatacacttacaaaaaaatttaaaattttgtaaatactttACACATCTCAAATAAGttataaagtatgaaaatttaataaaaaaagaaaaaaaaacaccttAATTTTATCTTgataacaataacaaataatttgtttgtgttttttttttcttttgtttgtcaCTAATTTAGTTGGAAAATAATGTTATCTTTTGTTGCTTTTAAGGAAAGTTTGGATTAATGATtcaataaaatgatatttttacaattttttttaacaaattttttataatagactAGGTATCAGTGTTTTATTGGTTCGTATATTTGAAATGAATCAATTACAAATCACTAGATAagatattgtaaaaaaattgttaaaaaaatattttcaaaaaagaaatagCAAAAACTGATTAAATCTACCTCTATAGTAAACTTGAATGTACATGAAAAAACCAACTCTACATGAAACCTAAACATAATGAAAAAGAACAAACTAAAGATCTATCCACATAGTGTTTGTTTTGTGCTTTTAGTTAGTATTTAAAATGTCGAACTCAACTCAAAAAGCTCTATCCAAATTTCTCATTCAATCCACAAAGCCGAACTCAACCTCAACCATTGTTTGCCCTCACCTTATCcctttattaattcatttttctttcacaGTACTACCAAAATGTTCCATTGCTATTGTAACTAACAAACTCTATCAGATAAGATCATCGCAGAAACAACCACAAACGACAAGCCCCATTCATTCTACTACGCTCAAATCCCCTGCAACCAAAATATCATCAGTTCAACAAACCACAGGACAAGAACCTTTGAAAATATCACTGATGTCACTCCTCCAACTCCAATTCACTTCTCAAGCATTGCGTCCTTCTTCCCACAACTTCAGGCCCAAAAACATACCTCTTTATGCCTCCAAGCGTGTTTCCTTTGTAAGAACCAAAATCAGAGCTGTCAGCACAGTCCCTGAGAAGGACTCAGGCTCAGACACAGACACAGTATTAGACATCGATGACCCCAACAAGCCACCTTATGTTGGCTTCGTATTTGTCAGTGTAAGTACTTCAACAACTTCGATGATGCTACattcatttttctaaattaatctCACTGATGATTTTGGTGCTCTCTTCTGGGTTGGTTTGGTTAGTCTGTGCTGCTGCCAGATGGAACACCAGACGTGCACTTTCGTTCTGCTTGTGGCGGCCAGACGCTTAGGAAGATAATGATGGATTCCAACATTGAGCTCTATGGACCCTATGTAATAACCTCAGCAATTTCAAACCAAACAGtttcttttatcaaacagtttcatGTTAACAACGTTCCTGTTTTCCAGCTTACAAAACAAACTTTGTTTGCTCTTTGCAATAGTTTGATCTGAATACCTATTTTATTGTGTGAATATGCTTTTGGTAATTAACTTGTTACCTTCCCCAGGCCAGAGCTCTGTTAAATTGTGCAGGAGGTGGAACTTGTGGCACATGTATGGTGGAGGTGAGCTATATAATGATAACCTTAAACTCTTCTATTTCATGTTTGGTATGAACTGTTCTAGAAAACTTCTCCTAAAACTGTTTTTACGAACAGAATTTCATCGAAAATATGAGAATCCAAAATGCATTCATAACATTCTTACTAACTATGATTTCCAAATTCTTAAGAAATTTAATTCCTAACAATACCTTTTACTGAACAACATCTCAGAATAAACAACAATGGATACTTTTCCCGTGAAATTGAGTCGATAATCTGTAATTACATGGTAATATAGTTAGAAG
This genomic window contains:
- the LOC108333630 gene encoding photosynthetic NDH subunit of subcomplex B 3, chloroplastic; this translates as MSLLQLQFTSQALRPSSHNFRPKNIPLYASKRVSFVRTKIRAVSTVPEKDSGSDTDTVLDIDDPNKPPYVGFVFVSSVLLPDGTPDVHFRSACGGQTLRKIMMDSNIELYGPYARALLNCAGGGTCGTCMVEVLEGQELLNPRTDKEKKLLKKKPKNWRLACQTVVGEPDTRGGLVIQQLPEWKGHEWRYTKRGEPSWDSEESL